TTCTTGAAAAGTATTTCAAAAGAAAATTGGGAGTTCTAGCTAAAGGTGCATATGCGGATATTATTACGATTGATTATGATCCGCTTACACCGATGAATGAAAACAGCTGGTTTGGGCATGTCTTGTTTGGAATATCCGGAAGGCTTGTAAACGACACTGTTATAAACGGTAGATTTGTTATGAGAAACAGGGAAATACAGACAGCAGATACAAAGAAAATAATGTCTGAGTCGAGAGATAGGGTAAAGAAAATCTGGCCGTTGATGTAATTATGAATGAAGCATATTAATTATTCTGCAAAGCAGCATGATATGGGCATGTATGAGGCTTGATATGCAGCCGCACACTTTTATTGTTTGAAAGCATGCATGCCAATACTAAAAATAAGGAGAAACAATTATGAAAAATAACAATACAACTGCTAACAAATCATTGTTCAATCTTGACAGTAACCCAGGATTGAGTTCGGCAATGCCAATGTCGTTGCAGCACTTGCTTGCAATGATAGTAGGTAATGTACTGCCTGCATTGGTGTTGGCGGGGGCTGTAGGATTTAGTCCGAGCCAGCAGATTCAGCTGGTGCAGGCAAGTATGTTCATTGCAGCAATAGGAACACTTATTCAAACCTTCCCTATGTTTGGAATAGGGTCCAAGCTTCCGGTTATTATTGGAGTTAGCTTTGCATATATACCTACAATATTGGCTATAGGCGGAGAATATGGAATAGGTGCTGTATTGGGAGCACAGATGATAGGTGGTTTTACAGCTTTCTTGGTAGGTGTATTTATTAAGAAAATCAGAAGATTTTTTCCTCCCATGGTAGCAGGAACAGTGGTGTTTACTATAGGGTTGTCTTTATACAGAGTTGCTGTTAACTATATGGCAGGAGGATTTCAATCTACGGATCCAAGATATGGAGGATTAGTATATTGGGGAATTGCTTTATTAACACTTGCTGTGGTTTTATTGTGTAACATGTTTGGAAAAGGATATATAAAGTTAGCTGCAATATTAATGGGTATTGTTGTAGGATATATAGCAAGCTTAATTGCAGGAATAGTATCATTTGATTCAATATATTCGGCAGATTGGTTTAATCTTCCTGCTATAATGCCGTACAAATTGGAATTTCCGGTTGCTGCGGTCATAAGTATGGCGGTGATGTTTGTAGTGAATTCAGTGCAGGCTGTTGGAGATTTATCTGGTACAACAGTTGGTGGGATGGACAGAGAAGCTACAGATGAAGAGCTTTCAGGCGGTATTAAGGCAAACGGAGTAACAAGCATTATAGGTTCTTTAATAGGGGCTCTTCCTACGGCTACATACAGTCAAAATGTTGGGATAGTAGCAATGACCAAGGTTGTAAGCCTTAAAGTATTCAGAATTACTGCTCTCATGATACTGTTCGCAGGATTCATACCGAAATTTGGTGCTGTTATGACTTCAATACCTCAGTGTGTAATCGGAGGTGCAACTATTTCTGTTTTTGCTCAAATTACCATGACTGGTATGAAGTTAATAGTTCAGGACGAAATGTCTGTAAGAAATACAACTATTGTAGGCCTTGGTATTGCACTTGGCATGGGTATAACTCAAATACCTAGTGAGGGACTTCAATATCTGCCGTCATGGTTTAAAATGGTATTTGCAAGCTCCCCGGTTGTTTTAGCAACAGTTGTAGTATTTATGTTAAATCTTTTATTACCTAAAAAGACCATAGCAGAAGAAAAAGCAGAGCGTGAAGCTATGGAAAAGAAATAGCGAATAAAGCAATATGCATTGTTAATTACGGATGGTGAAGAATCAGACTGTCAACATCATTCAAAGAAGGCCAATACGCGTATTCTTGCGCGTATTGGCTACCTGAGGCTATATATGATGCAGCAATATTTTTGACAGCGTGCAGTATTGTAATTGATAAAGTGTGCTTTTTATTAGGAGGTTACCTTGAATCTATTAATAAAAAACGGATTAATAAGGAACAACAGTGAAGGTTATGAAGCCGATATACTGATTGAAAACGGTACAATAAAAACAATAGGAAAAAGTTTAGATAATAAGAATAATTATAAAGAAATAGATGTATCCGGAAAATTAGTAATTCCAGGAGGAGTCGATGTTCATACTCATATGGATCTGGATTTAGGAAATTACAGGGCTGTCGATGATTTTAACTCAGGCACGACAGCTGCGGCTTTTGGAGGTACAACAACGATTATAGATCATATTGCTTTTGGGCCCGAAGGTTCTAATTTGCATTATATGATTAACGAATATCACAAGCTTGCAAAAGAAAAATCATTAATTGATTACAGTTTTCACGGCGTTTTTCAGCATGTTGATGAAAACATTTTAAACGAAGTGCGGGAGCTTACTGATGAGGGAATTTCAAGCTTTAAAATATATATGACATACAGCCATATGCTAAGCGACAAAGAAATATTAATGGTTTTGTCTAAGGCAAAAGAAACTGGCGCTGTAATTGCAGTACATGCGGAAAACGACGGAGCTATACAATATTTAAGATCATACTACGGCAGACTGGAAAAAACAAAACCGATTTACCATGCTGTTACCAGGCCTGATTTTACTGAAGCAGAGGCTATTAACAGGATGATATACTTAAGTGAGATTGCAGGGTATCCGCACCTGTATTTTGTACATGTATCTACAAAAAAAGGTCTTAATGAAATTATTTCAGCAAGAAGAAGAGGAGTAAAAAACATATATTGTGAAACATGCACGCAATATTTAATTTTGACAGAAGAATGCTACAGAAAAGAAAACAATGAAGGTTTAAAATATATAATGTCACCTCCATTGAGAAAACAGGATGATGTTGAGGCTTTATGGATGGGAATAGAGAATAACGATGTAGATGTTATAGCGACAGATCATTGTCCATTTTTGTTTAATCAGAAACTAGATGGAAAAGCTGACTTCAGAATTGCTCCGGGAGGAGTACCGGGAGTCGAAGAAAGAATGGAAATTGTGCTGACGGAAGGAATAAAAAGAGGTATATCGATTAATACACTTATCGATAAACTTTGTACTAATCCATCGGTAATTTTTGGATTATACCCTAAAAAAGGCAGCCTGCAAATAGGGGCTGATGCCGATATCATAATTTTAAAAAAAGAAAAGCAAAAAATAAGTCAGAAAAACAGGCATGGTGCATCTGATTACTGTGCATATGAAGGCTTTGAAATAGATTATGTTGTGGAAACAACAATACAGAGGGGAAATATTATCGTCGAAAATGAAAAGTTGAAGATACAGGAATGTACCGGTAAATTTATTCAGAGAATAAATAAAAAAGGAAAGGAAGACTAATATGTATTCTTTAAATATAAACGGAGTAGTTTATGAAACAGATAAAGATAAAAGTCTTATGGATTACTTAAGAGATGAATTGAAATTAATCTCTGTGAAAAACGGCTGTGATGAAGGTGCTTGCGGTGCCTGCTCAATAATTGCAGATGGAAAGGTTGTAAAATCGTGTGTAATGAAGCTGTCCAAGTTTGAAGGCAAGAAAATTGTGACTGTAGAAGGCTTGTCGGATAGAGAAAAAGATGTTTACAGCTATGCATTTGCAAAAGCCGGAGCTGTGCAGTGCGGTTTTTGTATACCAGGTATGGTTATATGTGCTAAAGCACTTATTGATGTAAACAGTGATCCTTCAAAGGACGATGTTAAGAAGGCAATAAGAGGAAATATATGCAGGTGCACGGGGTATGCAAAAATTGAAGAAGCTATTATGATGGCGGCAAAAATTTTAAGAGAAAATACTGATATACCAAAAGAAGAAAAAAGCGTAAGAATTGGTCAGGATATTTTAAGGATAGATGCCAAGGATAAGGCTCTTGGAAAAGCAAAGTATTCAGATGATTTCAATTTTGAAGGTATGCTCTACGGAAAAAATGTATTCAGCAAGTACGCACGTGCAAAAGTGCTGTCTGTAGATACTTCAGAAGCTTTAAAAATGCCGGGTGTTGTGGCGGTGTTTACAGCAAAGGACATTCCGGGGAAAAGATATATAGGGCATCTTGCTCATGACTGGCCGGGTATGATTGATGTGGGCGAGCAGACAAAATTCATTGGTGATACCATTGCAATGGTTGTTGCAGAGACAAGAGAACAGGCAGAAGCAGCTGTTAAAGCGGTTAATGTATCATACGAAGAGTTAATACCGATTACAAACCCCGATGAGTCAGCAGCTCCCGGGGCTCACCAAATTCATAGTGAAGGCTTTATGCAGTTTGGGAAAATGGTTATCCCTGAAAATAATTTGTTTTCGCATCAAGAAGTTAAAAGAGGGGATGCAGAAAAGGCGCTGAAAAATTCTAAGTATGTTGTGGAAGGTACATTTGATCTTCCGCCTACCGAGCACGCATTCCTAGAGCCTGAAACTTCAGTCGGCGTACCTATCGGGGATGATGGTGTAGAGGTAATAACAGGAGGACAGGGAATTTATGATGAATATAATGAATTGGCACTGTATCTTGGAATACCAAAGGAGAAAGTGAGAATAAAAAGTGCGGCTGTCGGAGGAGGGTTCGGCGGTAAAGAAGATATGAGCGTGCAGCATCAGGCGGCTCTTTGTGCGTTTCTTTTGAAGCGCCCTGTGAAAGTATATTTCAGCAGGCAGGAAAGCATAAACTATCATCCCAAGCGACACGCAATGAAGATATACGCATCAATAGGGTGCGATGAAAATGGAATCTTTCAGGGAATGAAGGCAAGACTTACATCTGATACAGGTGCCTACGGTTCTTTGGGTGGACCTGTTCTTCAAAGGGCGTGCACTCATGCCGGAGGTCCGTACAATTACCAGAACGTAGATATAGAAGGTAATGCGTACTATACAAACAATCCGCCGGCAGGAGCATTTAGAGGCTTTGGAGTTACACAATCCGCATTTGTTATAGAAAGTTTAATTAACCAGCTTGCCGAAAAAACCGGTATTTCAGGATGGGAAATAAGGTACAGAAATGCAATAAGGCCGGGTCAATCGCTGCCTAATGGCCAGATTGCAGATGATGGAACAGGAATGGCAGAAACACTGGAGGCGGTAAAAGCAGATTTTGATAAATATGAAGAAGATTTAAATTACCATGTTGGCATAGCATGTGCTATGAAAAACGCGGGATTGGGCGTTGCGGTGCCTGATGCAGGCAGGTGTAATCTTGAGGTTATTGACGGAATTGTTCACGCAAGATCCTCAGCAGGTGCAATAGGTCAAGGAGTTCAGACTGTCATATATCAGATTGTATGTGAAACAACAGGGCTGCCCAATGATAAGATAATTGTTGACCATCCGGATACAAGTCATTCGCCTGATGCAGGAACTACCACGGCATCAAGGCAGACGGTATTTACCGGAGAAGCAGCTCGCGTGGCTTCGTTAAAACTCAAAAAGGATATGGATAGCGGGATGAAGCTTGAAGAGCTTGAAGGTAAAATTTACAAAGGCGAATTTGATTTCAAAACTGATCCTCTTGGTTCAGATAAACCAAATCCGGTAAGCCACATAGCATACGGATATGCAACTCAGTTGGTTATAATAGATAATCAGGGTAAACTGGTCAAGGTAATTGCGGCACACGACGTAGGAAGAGCAATAAATCCTGTTGCCGCAAGAGGCCAGATTGAAGGAGGT
Above is a window of Sedimentibacter sp. MB35-C1 DNA encoding:
- a CDS encoding uracil-xanthine permease family protein — encoded protein: MKNNNTTANKSLFNLDSNPGLSSAMPMSLQHLLAMIVGNVLPALVLAGAVGFSPSQQIQLVQASMFIAAIGTLIQTFPMFGIGSKLPVIIGVSFAYIPTILAIGGEYGIGAVLGAQMIGGFTAFLVGVFIKKIRRFFPPMVAGTVVFTIGLSLYRVAVNYMAGGFQSTDPRYGGLVYWGIALLTLAVVLLCNMFGKGYIKLAAILMGIVVGYIASLIAGIVSFDSIYSADWFNLPAIMPYKLEFPVAAVISMAVMFVVNSVQAVGDLSGTTVGGMDREATDEELSGGIKANGVTSIIGSLIGALPTATYSQNVGIVAMTKVVSLKVFRITALMILFAGFIPKFGAVMTSIPQCVIGGATISVFAQITMTGMKLIVQDEMSVRNTTIVGLGIALGMGITQIPSEGLQYLPSWFKMVFASSPVVLATVVVFMLNLLLPKKTIAEEKAEREAMEKK
- the hydA gene encoding dihydropyrimidinase — its product is MNLLIKNGLIRNNSEGYEADILIENGTIKTIGKSLDNKNNYKEIDVSGKLVIPGGVDVHTHMDLDLGNYRAVDDFNSGTTAAAFGGTTTIIDHIAFGPEGSNLHYMINEYHKLAKEKSLIDYSFHGVFQHVDENILNEVRELTDEGISSFKIYMTYSHMLSDKEILMVLSKAKETGAVIAVHAENDGAIQYLRSYYGRLEKTKPIYHAVTRPDFTEAEAINRMIYLSEIAGYPHLYFVHVSTKKGLNEIISARRRGVKNIYCETCTQYLILTEECYRKENNEGLKYIMSPPLRKQDDVEALWMGIENNDVDVIATDHCPFLFNQKLDGKADFRIAPGGVPGVEERMEIVLTEGIKRGISINTLIDKLCTNPSVIFGLYPKKGSLQIGADADIIILKKEKQKISQKNRHGASDYCAYEGFEIDYVVETTIQRGNIIVENEKLKIQECTGKFIQRINKKGKED
- the xdh gene encoding selenium-dependent xanthine dehydrogenase: MYSLNINGVVYETDKDKSLMDYLRDELKLISVKNGCDEGACGACSIIADGKVVKSCVMKLSKFEGKKIVTVEGLSDREKDVYSYAFAKAGAVQCGFCIPGMVICAKALIDVNSDPSKDDVKKAIRGNICRCTGYAKIEEAIMMAAKILRENTDIPKEEKSVRIGQDILRIDAKDKALGKAKYSDDFNFEGMLYGKNVFSKYARAKVLSVDTSEALKMPGVVAVFTAKDIPGKRYIGHLAHDWPGMIDVGEQTKFIGDTIAMVVAETREQAEAAVKAVNVSYEELIPITNPDESAAPGAHQIHSEGFMQFGKMVIPENNLFSHQEVKRGDAEKALKNSKYVVEGTFDLPPTEHAFLEPETSVGVPIGDDGVEVITGGQGIYDEYNELALYLGIPKEKVRIKSAAVGGGFGGKEDMSVQHQAALCAFLLKRPVKVYFSRQESINYHPKRHAMKIYASIGCDENGIFQGMKARLTSDTGAYGSLGGPVLQRACTHAGGPYNYQNVDIEGNAYYTNNPPAGAFRGFGVTQSAFVIESLINQLAEKTGISGWEIRYRNAIRPGQSLPNGQIADDGTGMAETLEAVKADFDKYEEDLNYHVGIACAMKNAGLGVAVPDAGRCNLEVIDGIVHARSSAGAIGQGVQTVIYQIVCETTGLPNDKIIVDHPDTSHSPDAGTTTASRQTVFTGEAARVASLKLKKDMDSGMKLEELEGKIYKGEFDFKTDPLGSDKPNPVSHIAYGYATQLVIIDNQGKLVKVIAAHDVGRAINPVAARGQIEGGVAMGLGYGLTEDLPLKDGVPQVKYGTLGLFRSTQMPPVDVHLIEKNNPNSVAYGAKGLGEIVVIPGAPACQNAYYKKDGNFRHKLPLENTAYKK